The nucleotide sequence GCGACTGCCATACCTTCGAGGACGTGGTGAAGCAGCTGATCAAGGCCATCGGCTGCTCGGAGGAGCGGGCGTGGGAGTTCGCCTGGGAGATCCACAACACAGGCAAGGCCGTCGTCAAGGTCGGCCCCGAGACCGAGTGCGTCCGCGTCGGCAATATCCTGGCCGCCATCGGCCTGGTGGTCACCGTCACCCAGTCCTAAGCCCCCGTCCTCCGCGTTTCGTCGCCCGTCCTTCCCCTTTTTGTCGCAGCCGGGTGTGTCAGCGTACGAACAGGCGCCCTAGCGTCGTGAATTTCTGCGTTTACGCCGATCCCGACCGCTGGCACCGGCCTTGCTCTGTACAAAGGTCAGAAGGGCGCAACCGACATCGACGACAGCGAGGAGACGGCGCATGACGTGGGCACCCTGGTACATGAGGCAGGAGTTCTGGATGGTGGTGGGAACGCTCGTGGTGCCGTTCTTCCGGATCCTGCCGCTGAG is from Candidatus Methylomirabilota bacterium and encodes:
- a CDS encoding ATP-dependent Clp protease adaptor ClpS, with the protein product MSELLAPYAAAGAGTAPEVEAEHGEEVALAPPWITILHNCDCHTFEDVVKQLIKAIGCSEERAWEFAWEIHNTGKAVVKVGPETECVRVGNILAAIGLVVTVTQS